From the genome of bacterium:
GATGCGCGACACCAAGGACAACGTCGTCATTATCTGCTCGATCGAAAACCTCGACCCGATGGGCGTCCACACCGGCGACAGCATCACCATCGCCCCGGCCCAGACCCTGACCGATGAGGAATACCAGCGGCTCCGCGACGCCTCGCTCAAGATCATCCGGGCCATCGGAGTCGACACCGGCGGCTCCAACATCCAATTCGCGGTCAACCCCAAGACCGGCCGATTCACCGCCATCGAGATGAACCCGCGGGTCTCGCGCTCCAGCGCCCTGGCCTCCAAGGCCACCGGCTTCCCCATCGCCAAGATCGCGACCAAGCTGGCGGTGGGTTACACCCTGGACGAAATCTTGAACGACATCACCCGCTACACCCCGGCGGCCTTCGAGCCGACCATCGACTACGTCGTCACCAAGATTCCGCGCTTCACCTTCGAGAAGTTCCCGACCGCCGACGCGACCCTCACCACCCAGATGAAGTCGGTCGGCGAGGCCATGGCGATCGGCCGCACTTTCAAGGAAAGCTTCCAAAAGGCCCTGCGCTCGCTCGAGACCGGCCAAGCCGGCTTCGAGCCCAAGCTCAAGGGCAAACTCGGCGCCGCCGCCAAGAAATTGCTGAACGAAAAGCTCAAGGTTCCCAATGCCGAGCGCATCTGGTACGTCGCCGATGCCATGCGCCACGGCTACAGCGACGCCGAGATCTTCAAGCTGACCGCCATCGACCCCTGGTTCTTGGCCCAGATCCGCGACATCGTCGAGGCCGAGAAGGAGTTGAAGAAGCAGGCCAAGAAGGCCGCGACGAAGACCTTCCAGCCCTTGCTCCGCGAGGCCAAGGAGATGGGCTTCAGCGACCGCCGCTTGGGCGAGCTGCTCGGCAAGAAGCCCCAGCAGATCCGGGCCCTGCGCAAGAAGGCCAAGATTGAGCCGGTCTACAAGCGGGTCGACACCTGCGCCGCCGAGTTCGAGGCCTATACGCCCTATCTTTATTCGACCTACGAGCGGGAGGACGAGGCCCAGGTCACCAAGAAAAAGAAGATCGTGATCTTGGGCGGCGGGCCCAACCGGATCGGGCAGGGGATCGAGTTCGACTACTGCTGCGTCCACGCCGCGATGGGCCTCTCCGACGCCGGCTTCGAGACCATCATGGTCAACTGCAATCCCGAAACGGTTTCGACCGACTACGACACTTCGGACCGGCTCTATTTCGAGCCGCTGACCGAGGAGGACGTCCTCAATATCCTGGAGCGCGAGAAGCCCTTCGGGGTCATCGTCCAATATGGCGGCCAGACGCCGCTGAAATTGGCCCACGCCATCGACAAGGCCGGCTTCAAGATCCTCGGAACCTCGGTCGACAGCATCGACATCGCCGAGGACCGCAAGCGCTTCCAGGCCATGCTGAAGAAGCTCAAGCTGCGCCAGCCGCCCAACGGCACCGCCCGCAACCTGGCCGAGGCCCTCAAGGTCGCCAAGCGCATCACCTATCCGGTGGTGGTCCGGCCTTCTTACGTCCTGGGCGGCCGGGCGATGGAGATCGTCTACGACGACAAGGCCCTCTCCCGTTACATGAAGTTCGCGGTCCAGGCTTCCTCGGAGCATCCGATCCTGATCGACAAATTCCTGCAGGACGCCATCGAGATCGACGTCGACTGCATCTCCGACGGCAAGACCGTGATCATCGGCGGCGTGATGGAGCATATCGAGGAGGCCGGCGTCCATTCCGGCGACAGCGCCTGTTGCCTGCCGCCGCACTCGATCGACCGCGAGCTGGCCAAGGAGATCGAGCGCCAAACCGTCATGATGGCCCGGGCTCTCAAAGTCGTCGGCCTGATGAACGTCCAGTTCGCGATTCAAGGGAAGACCGTCTACGTCCTCGAGGTGAATCCTCGCGCCAGCCGCACCGTGCCCTTCGTCAGCAAGGCCATCGGCCGTCCGCTGGCCAAGATCGCGGCCAAGGCCATGGCCGGAATCTCGCTGGCCAAGCAAGGCTTCACCAAGGCCATCGTCCCGTCCTATCTTTCGGTGAAGGAGGCGGTGCTGCCCTTCGCCAAGTTCCCGGGCGTCGACACCCTGCTCGGGCCGGAGATGAAGAGCACCGGCGAGGTCATGGGTCTGGACCGCGACTTCGGCGCGGCCTTCGCCAAGGCCGAGATCGCCGCCGGCAC
Proteins encoded in this window:
- the carB gene encoding carbamoyl-phosphate synthase large subunit — translated: MRDTKDNVVIICSIENLDPMGVHTGDSITIAPAQTLTDEEYQRLRDASLKIIRAIGVDTGGSNIQFAVNPKTGRFTAIEMNPRVSRSSALASKATGFPIAKIATKLAVGYTLDEILNDITRYTPAAFEPTIDYVVTKIPRFTFEKFPTADATLTTQMKSVGEAMAIGRTFKESFQKALRSLETGQAGFEPKLKGKLGAAAKKLLNEKLKVPNAERIWYVADAMRHGYSDAEIFKLTAIDPWFLAQIRDIVEAEKELKKQAKKAATKTFQPLLREAKEMGFSDRRLGELLGKKPQQIRALRKKAKIEPVYKRVDTCAAEFEAYTPYLYSTYEREDEAQVTKKKKIVILGGGPNRIGQGIEFDYCCVHAAMGLSDAGFETIMVNCNPETVSTDYDTSDRLYFEPLTEEDVLNILEREKPFGVIVQYGGQTPLKLAHAIDKAGFKILGTSVDSIDIAEDRKRFQAMLKKLKLRQPPNGTARNLAEALKVAKRITYPVVVRPSYVLGGRAMEIVYDDKALSRYMKFAVQASSEHPILIDKFLQDAIEIDVDCISDGKTVIIGGVMEHIEEAGVHSGDSACCLPPHSIDRELAKEIERQTVMMARALKVVGLMNVQFAIQGKTVYVLEVNPRASRTVPFVSKAIGRPLAKIAAKAMAGISLAKQGFTKAIVPSYLSVKEAVLPFAKFPGVDTLLGPEMKSTGEVMGLDRDFGAAFAKAEIAAGTFLPLRGAAFVSVNDHDKAQILGSARKLRDLGFSLLATRGTQAFLAQNGIECAAINKVAEGSPHVVDKLKTGEVAMLINTPLGKNSAQDSYSIRRTALEYGIPYFTTTAAANAAVSGIEAIVKRGFSVQSLQAYHGKKVDLAGPEEEKEARSAAG